A DNA window from Drosophila pseudoobscura strain MV-25-SWS-2005 chromosome 2, UCI_Dpse_MV25, whole genome shotgun sequence contains the following coding sequences:
- the Sdr gene encoding insulin-like peptide receptor, whose protein sequence is MRQLPLLLWFSLWPVLARSDTICSSLELNKVADFQKLQNCTHVVGHVRIAYVDLPAAGNTSLELLASNVTEISDYLMVYRCSGLLTLEAIFPKLRIIRGQALLFDQYALVVYENRNLRELGLVELLRIQNGFIRIETNPMLCFVETVDWMHLLGNRSQQHFSLKHNKPPSHCPVCGGLAADYAFRKNISDFCWNMNSTQIRPTPPRLEGCPVACGLNGCDNAGNCCQHSCVTECSDQNCTLCAKYQSKGKCVDQCVISYELHKRQCISHKECRQLGMIPLTRGYRCAEKCPPNQKEVRDPNGLANCQVECKGVFHVKSGADLERLQDCVTINGSLIIELTNIKEKIVASLEQSLGSLKEITGYLKVLHSAQLMSLSFLQNLDLIRGDQLIENKYALFVVNNHHLENIWPPNHQVLVQRGSIFFHLNPRLCHEKILQLEPSLKSVQQISVADVSPNSNGERIICGDAVRTLNPVVDDLSATAVRIILDYMDWEGMETLIGYCYYYKEAPQRNVTMYDGRHGCGHDNWLMDVSATKSRRHVISGLKPFTQYALFVKTLTRTDYHMQIDAYSKIFYFQTLPDKPSPVARIYGSSELSTQILLHWWPPRRPNGIINKYYVTYEPHNLTQAEQGKNYLNPRPTNVSYLDCQCDDVTSYDSGPQPDDEDYYNKEQITYEDALPNLIYVSRRQEQPKKDKFEKVIDFDDLKAGKKKEQRSNPPTTTPSPTNLTITQEKLAALQYELYRNFSENRQRAVQDVDISSLQIPHAMKKCQDAHASVGQRVEEKCTVEEEMNGIELPGTQHYYYLNQLKPESFYRVTVRACVDGVINGCSNPTEALVKTTSLRVEQLMKST, encoded by the exons ATGAGGCAACTGCCGCTACTGCTCTGGTTCTCACTGTGGCCGGTTCTGGCCAGATCCGACACCATTTGCAGCTCCCTGGAGCTGAACAAGGTCGCGGACTTTCAGAAACTCCAAAACTGTACCCACGTGGTCGGACACGTACGGATTGCCTATGTGGACCTGCCTGCAGCGGGCAATACAAGCCTGGAACTGCTCGCGAGCAATGTCACGGAGATTAGCGACTATCTGATGGTGTATCGGTGCTCGGGGCTGCTCACCCTGGAGGCGATATTTCCCAAGTTGCGCATCATTCGGGGTCAGGCCTTGCTCTTCGATCAATATGCCCTCGTCGTATACGAGAATCGGAATCTGCGAGAACTGGGCTTGGTCGAGCTGTTGCGCATTCAAAACGGTTTCATTCGCATCGAAACGAATCCGATGCTGTGCTTCGTGGAGACCGTGGACTGGATGCACCTCCTGGGCAATAGGAGCCAGCAGCATTTTTCCCTCAAG CACAACAAACCTCCCAGCCATTGTCCAGTGTGTGGAGGCTTGGCAGCTGACTATGCCTTCCGCAAGAACATCTCTGATTTTTGCTGGAACATGAACTCCACTCAGATCCGACCTACTCCGCCCCGCCTCGAGGGCTGTCCGGTGGCCTGCGGTCTTAATGGGTGCGACAATGCGGGCAACTGTTGCCAGCATAGTTGCGTCACGGAATGCTCGGATCAGAACTGTACGCTGTGTGCCAAATATCAGAGTAAGGGAAAATGCGTAGATCAGTGCGTGATAAGCTACGAATTACATAAGAGGCAGTGCATCAGCCATAAGGAGTGCCGTCAGTTGGGTATGATACCGCTCACTCGCGGATATCGCTGTGCGGAAAAATGTCCCCCCAATCAGAAGGAAGTACGGGATCCAAATGGATTGGCCAATTGTCAAGTGGAGTGTAAGGGTGTGTTCCATGTGAAGAGTGGGGCGGACCTGGAACGTTTACAAGACTGTGTGACCATCAATGGATCACTAATCATCGAATTAACTAACATAAAGG aGAAAATTGTGGCTTCTTTGGAGCAGTCATTGGGGAGTCTCAAGGAAATCACTGGCTATCTGAAAGTCTTACACTCTGCCCAGCTGATGTCTTTGTCGTTTCTACAGAATTTGGATTTAATACGAGGTGATCAGCTGATTGAAAACAA ATATGCTCTCTTTGTGGTAAACAACCATCACCTGGAGAATATTTGGCCACCCAATCATCAGGTGCTCGTTCAACGTGGCTCTATCTTCTTTCACCTGAACCCCCGCCTCTGCCATGAAAAGATTCTACAGCTGGAGCCTTCGCTGAAGAGTGTTCAACAGATATCAGTGGCAGATGTCTCTCCTAACTCAAATGGCGAGCGCATCATCTGTGGCGATGCAGTGCGGACCTTAAATCCAGTTGTTGACGATTTGAGTGCCACCGCAGTACGCATTATCTTGGACTATATGGACTGGGAGGGCATGGAGACATTGATTGGATATTGCTACTACTATAAGGAAGCCCCCCAACGCAATGTGACCATGTACGATGGACGACATGGTTGCGGGCACGACAA TTGGCTCATGGATGTCTCGGCCACCAAGAGTCGTCGTCATGTCATTTCCGGCCTTAAACCCTTTACCCAGTATGCACTTTTCGTAAAGACTCTAACACGAACCGACTATCATATGCAGATTGATGCGTATTCAAAAATCTTCTACTTTCAAACGTTGCCAGACAAACCCAGTCCCGTGGCAAGGATCTATGGCAGTTCGGAGCTCAGTACACAGATT CTGCTTCATTGGTGGCCTCCACGTCGTCCGAACGGCATCATCAACAAATACTATGTGACCTATGAGCCTCACAATCTCACTCAAGCAGAGCAGGGGAAAAACTATTTGAATCCGAGGCCTACTAATGTGAGCTACTTGGATTGTCAGTGCGATGATGTGACGTCCTACGATTCGGGCCCACAGCCAGACGACGAGGATTACTACAACAAGGAGCAGATCACCTACGAAGACGCCTTGCCCAATTTAATCTATGTTTC ACGGCGCCAGGAACAGCCCAAGAAAGATAAGTTTGAGAAAGTAATTGACTTTGATGATCTCAAGGCTGGCAAGAAGAAAGAACAACGATCGAACCCACCAACAACCACTCCATCGCCCACCAATCTAACCATCACTCAGGAAAAGCTGGCTGCCCTCCAATACGAACTATATCGTAACTTTAGTGAGAACCGACAACGGGCCGTCCAGGATGTGGATATCAGCAGTTTACAGATCCCTCATGCCATGAAAAAGTGCCAGGATGCCCATGCCTCTGTGGGCCAGAGGGTGGAGGAGAAATGCACTGTCGAGGAGGAGATGAATGGTATCGAATTGCCTGGCACTCAGCATTACTATTACCTAAATCAACTCAAACCAGAGTCCTTCTACCGGGTTACAGTACGAGCCTGCGTCGATGGAGTGATCAATGGCTGCTCCAATCCCACGGAAGCCCTGGTCAAGACCACCAGCCTGCGCGTGGAGCAACTGATGAAGAGCACCTAG